The following proteins come from a genomic window of Gimesia chilikensis:
- a CDS encoding aldehyde dehydrogenase (NADP(+)) gives METQPVLINGEWTTSTGSQTFQGVNPATGETLAPLFPVSPWDEIESAIIAAAEASKAMRGWPGERFAAFLEAYANEIEARADALVDAAHAETGYPESPRLRDGELPRTTNQLRQAANHAREGSWAQPTIDTAAGISSMFGPIGPVTVFGPNNFPFAFNSIAGGDFAAAVAAGNPVIAKGHSSHPETTRIFGEAADAAAKATDMPAGFVQLIYRTSHSDGCRLVSHPLMGAIGYTGGRSAGLTIKEAADKAGKPVYLELSSINPVFVLPGALAERSAEIAEEFKGSCLMGTGQFCTNPGLVVLKGGETAETFIDQVKQQFEAAPAGVLLSEGVQRGFLSGITAIQEAGATLVTGGTSTEGDGFSCANTLLRVSGSAFLKDPEALQAEAFGNSSLFVVAESDEELVQIAECLEGNLTGCIYSQTTGEDDGLYDLVAPALRQKVGRLLNDKMPTGVAVSPAMNHGGPFPSTGHPVFTSVGIPAAIHRFSMLQCYDNVRPGRLPAALQPKNSNPAQWRYIDGMYTQGDYSA, from the coding sequence ATGGAAACACAACCGGTTCTGATTAACGGAGAATGGACGACCTCGACAGGGTCTCAGACGTTTCAGGGAGTGAACCCCGCGACCGGCGAAACGCTGGCCCCGCTGTTCCCCGTCAGCCCCTGGGATGAAATCGAATCTGCCATCATCGCGGCCGCCGAAGCGTCCAAGGCGATGCGAGGCTGGCCGGGCGAACGGTTTGCCGCCTTCCTGGAAGCGTACGCGAATGAGATCGAAGCCCGCGCCGACGCCCTGGTGGACGCCGCCCATGCGGAGACTGGCTATCCCGAATCACCGCGGCTGCGTGACGGCGAGCTGCCGCGAACGACAAATCAGCTGCGTCAGGCCGCCAATCATGCCCGCGAAGGTTCCTGGGCGCAGCCGACCATCGACACCGCCGCCGGCATTAGTTCGATGTTCGGGCCGATTGGTCCCGTGACCGTGTTTGGCCCGAACAACTTCCCGTTTGCGTTCAACAGCATCGCCGGGGGTGACTTCGCCGCCGCGGTTGCCGCGGGGAACCCGGTAATCGCCAAAGGACATTCTTCGCACCCGGAAACCACACGCATCTTCGGAGAGGCCGCCGACGCAGCTGCTAAAGCAACTGACATGCCGGCCGGTTTCGTGCAGCTGATCTACCGAACGAGCCACTCGGACGGCTGCCGTCTCGTGTCGCACCCGCTGATGGGGGCCATCGGTTATACCGGCGGACGGAGTGCGGGGCTGACCATCAAGGAAGCGGCCGACAAGGCGGGCAAGCCGGTCTACCTGGAACTCTCCAGCATCAACCCGGTCTTCGTTCTGCCGGGTGCACTGGCCGAGCGGAGCGCGGAGATCGCGGAGGAATTCAAGGGGAGCTGCCTGATGGGAACCGGTCAGTTCTGTACGAATCCGGGGCTGGTGGTCCTCAAAGGGGGCGAAACCGCGGAGACCTTCATCGATCAGGTCAAACAGCAGTTCGAAGCGGCCCCGGCCGGCGTGCTGCTGAGCGAAGGAGTGCAGCGTGGCTTCCTGTCCGGTATTACCGCGATTCAGGAAGCAGGGGCGACACTCGTCACCGGCGGGACTTCCACTGAGGGCGACGGGTTCTCCTGTGCGAACACACTGCTGCGGGTCTCGGGGAGTGCCTTCCTGAAAGATCCCGAAGCTTTGCAGGCCGAGGCGTTCGGCAACAGTTCGCTGTTTGTCGTCGCGGAGAGTGATGAGGAGCTGGTTCAGATCGCCGAGTGCCTGGAAGGGAACCTGACCGGCTGCATTTACAGTCAGACCACAGGTGAGGATGACGGGTTGTACGATCTGGTCGCCCCGGCCCTGCGTCAGAAGGTGGGCCGACTGCTGAACGACAAGATGCCCACCGGCGTGGCCGTCAGCCCGGCGATGAATCATGGCGGCCCCTTCCCTTCGACGGGACATCCGGTCTTCACATCAGTCGGAATTCCGGCAGCGATCCACCGGTTCTCGATGCTGCAGTGCTACGATAACGTCCGCCCCGGGCGTCTGCCGGCAGCTCTGCAGCCAAAGAATTCAAACCCGGCCCAGTGGCGTTATATTGATGGAATGTACACACAGGGCGATTACAGTGCGTAG
- a CDS encoding NAD(P)/FAD-dependent oxidoreductase has protein sequence MQQFDVVILGAGFGGSLTALLLDRIGLSVALFDRGTHPRFAIGESSTPAAGYLLQSLAAQYDLPQFEPFCKYGTWQQAHPDISCGIKRGFSYFAHTPHQPFQTQPAHGSELLVTANLSDTLADTHWYRADVDHWFARQVAASGIVYRDQTEVELQHNAPGWQIQGTRLGECIDLQANFLIDATGAAGIVARALGIEAETEFKTHSSAIFGHFRNVAPWQTILNGQGISQNNYPFYCDHSALHHVLDEGWMWQLRFNNGITSAGFVLDGETGQQNWETLLDRYPSIQAQFVSAECVDPEDGLQTTGRLQRGWKECAGPDWALLPHTVGFIDPLHSTGIAHTLCGIERLVTVLEQHTGQGTLTEALATYSHSLQTERSLIDTLVACCYRSRHDFERFWLSTLFYFAAATSYEHLRFHEQQRPWLLCADDERFRQAVTDWYQLVSRQDHSAGHKTDWLQTARELLAPWDRVGLFEPAVPHMYYYTAAPEAEPR, from the coding sequence ATGCAGCAATTTGATGTGGTGATCCTGGGAGCCGGTTTCGGCGGCAGTCTGACGGCCCTGTTGCTCGATCGCATTGGCCTCTCCGTCGCCCTGTTCGACCGCGGCACCCATCCCCGTTTCGCGATTGGGGAATCCTCCACGCCCGCCGCCGGCTATCTGCTCCAGTCACTGGCTGCACAGTACGATCTTCCACAATTTGAGCCATTTTGCAAGTATGGGACCTGGCAGCAGGCCCATCCCGACATCAGCTGCGGTATCAAGCGGGGCTTCAGTTACTTTGCCCACACGCCGCATCAGCCCTTTCAGACGCAGCCCGCGCATGGCAGCGAACTGCTGGTGACCGCCAACCTCAGTGACACCCTCGCCGACACACACTGGTACCGGGCCGACGTCGATCACTGGTTCGCCCGGCAGGTGGCAGCGTCCGGCATCGTCTATCGCGATCAGACCGAAGTTGAATTACAGCACAACGCCCCGGGCTGGCAGATCCAGGGGACCCGACTTGGCGAGTGCATCGACCTACAGGCAAACTTTCTGATCGATGCCACCGGGGCCGCGGGTATCGTTGCCCGCGCGCTGGGCATCGAAGCGGAAACCGAATTCAAAACCCACTCGTCCGCGATTTTCGGGCATTTTCGCAATGTCGCTCCCTGGCAGACCATCCTGAACGGGCAGGGCATCTCGCAGAACAATTATCCGTTCTACTGCGACCATAGCGCACTGCATCATGTCCTCGATGAAGGCTGGATGTGGCAGCTGCGGTTCAATAACGGCATCACCAGCGCCGGCTTCGTTCTCGACGGAGAAACAGGGCAGCAGAACTGGGAAACACTGCTGGACCGTTATCCCTCGATCCAGGCTCAATTCGTTTCTGCAGAATGTGTAGATCCGGAAGACGGACTGCAGACCACCGGCCGCCTGCAGCGGGGCTGGAAAGAGTGTGCCGGGCCGGACTGGGCGCTGCTGCCTCACACTGTCGGTTTCATCGACCCGTTACACAGCACAGGCATCGCTCACACGCTGTGTGGCATCGAACGGCTCGTTACCGTCCTGGAACAGCATACAGGGCAGGGGACGCTGACCGAAGCTCTCGCCACATATTCGCACTCACTGCAGACCGAGCGCTCGCTGATCGATACACTGGTCGCCTGCTGTTATCGCAGTCGGCACGATTTCGAACGGTTCTGGCTGAGTACGCTCTTCTATTTTGCCGCCGCGACGAGCTATGAGCACCTCCGCTTTCACGAACAGCAGCGGCCCTGGCTCCTCTGTGCCGACGATGAACGTTTTCGACAGGCGGTCACTGACTGGTATCAGCTCGTTTCCCGCCAAGATCATTCTGCAGGACACAAAACTGACTGGCTGCAGACAGCGCGTGAACTGCTCGCGCCCTGGGATCGCGTGGGGCTGTTCGAGCCAGCGGTGCCTCACATGTATTACTACACCGCGGCCCCGGAAGCGGAACCGCGGTGA